TTTTTAACTAATGATTTTATGGGCAATGTTCTTTTTGGTTAAATTGCACCCACAATAACCAACTATGAACATTGCCATTTTATCGCGCGGGGAAGCGCTTTATTCCACCCAAAGTCTTTTAAAAGCTGGTGAAGCGCGCAATCACACCATGGAGGTTTTGGATCCTTCCTATTGCAACCTCGCCGTAGAAAACGGAAAAGCCGTCCTCTATTTTCAAAATGAATTGGTGGACGACCTGCACGCGGTAATTCCCAGAATTGGTGCTTCAAATACTTATTTTGGCACCAATGTAGTCCGCCATTTTGAGGCAATGGGCGTTTTTAGCGTGGTTTCTTCCGAAGGAATAATTAATAGCCGTGACAAATGGACATGCTTTCAAATTTTGGCTAAACATCAAATTCCCGTGCCACGAACGGTTTATGCTTCGTTTTTTGAATTTGAGGAACAATTAAAAACATTCAACGGCAAACCAATTATCATCAAACTTTTGGAAGGCACACACGGCGAAGGGGTGATTTTAACTGAAAGTCCCCAAAATGCCTTGGCAACAATTGAAACCCTAAATGCTGCTGGCGTTAAATTTATACTGCAGGAATATATTGAAGAAGCAAATGGCGCCGATGTTCGTGCTATTGTGGTGGACGGCGTTGTGGTTGCGGCGATGAAACGCAAATGCAAAGTTGGCGATTTTAGAAGCAATCTGCACCGCGGCGGTTCTTCGGAAATGATTTCGCTCTCTTCCGCAGAAGAAAAAATAGCGATAAAAGCTGCAAAAGCATTGAATTTGGTTTTTTGCGGTGTGGATATCCTGCAATCCAAAAATGGTCCTTTGGTTTTGGAAATCAACAGCACGCCGGGTCTGGAAGGCATTGAAAATACGTCGGGCAAAAACGTTTCAAAAAGCGTAATTGGATATATTGAGCGAAATTTTAAAAAGTAGACAGTTTACAGTACCATTGAACAGTTTTTATTTTTTGGGTTTCGATTTCAATTTCGATTTCAATTTCGATTTCATACCTTGCAATAACAAAATTCCTTAAACATTGAAAAGAGACATCGGCAGGATAGATAAGGCAGATTTTCCACAATTCAACTTGTATAACATTGAAGTGAAAGTGGACACGGGCGCCTACACTTCTTCCATACATTGCAAAAATATGAAAGTGGAAGATAACTATCTAAAATGTAATTTTTTAGATGAAGCACATCCCAGCTATCATGAAAAAGAAATTGTTTTTGACGAGTACGATGTAAAAGTTGTAAAGAGCAGTAACGGGCAGTCTGAGGCGCGATATAGAATTAAAACGGAAATTGTTCTTTTTGGCAAAACGCACCCAATATATTTAACACTGAGCGATCGCGAAGAGATGCGTTTTCCCGTACTTTTGGGACGAAATTTTCTTAGCAGAAAATTCTTTGTAGATATCAATAAAACGAACCTCTCCTTCAAACTAAAAAACAAAAAATGAAAATTAGAATATTATCGGCTAATGCAAATCTTTACTCCACCCAACGGCTCGTGGAAGCGGCAAAGGCCCGAAAGCACGAAGTAGAGATTATTAACCACGCAAAATGTGATATTGTTATCGAAAAGAAAAATCCGGTAATTATTTACAAAGGCCATAAACTGGACCACACCGATGCTATTATTCCGCGTATTGGCGCATCGGTTACATTTTATGGCACTGCAGTGGTGCGGCAATTTGAGATGATGCGTGTGTTTACCACCACCGAATCGCAAGCCTTAGTGCGCTCACGCGATAAACTGCGAAGCTTACAAATACTTTCGCGTGCAGGATTGGGATTGCCTAAAACCGTTTTTACAAACTACTCTAAAAACGTAAAGGAAATTGTAGATCAAGCCGGGGGAGCTCCAGTAATTATAAAATTATTGGAAGGCACACAGGGCATCGGCGTTATTTTGGTTGAAACCAGAAAAGCAGCCGAATCTGTAATTGAAGCTTTTAATAATTTACAAGCGCGGGTAATCGTGCAGGAATTTATAAAAGAGGCTGGGGGTGCAGACATTCGTGCCTTTATTGTGGACGGACAGGTTGTTGGCGCAATGAAGCGACAAGGAAAAGAAGGCGAATTTCGCAGTAATCTGCACCGCGGTGGAACGGCTTCGGTCATTAAACTTACCGACGAGGAAGAAACGGCCGCGCTGAAAGCCGCCAAAGCCATGGGGCTTGGAATTGCGGGAGTAGATATGCTTCAGTCTGCACGAGGACCGCTTATTTTGGAGGTAAATTCTTCTCCAGGTTTGGAAGGAATTGAACAAGCAACCGGCAAAGACATTGCAAACTCCATTATTAAATACATTGAACGAAACGTTTAAAAATGGCCAAAAAGGAAGAACGCGATATTGTAATTTTAAATGAGCACGTAGCTCTGGGCGAAAGTAAGACAATTGATTTCAGCATTGCGAAACTTTACACTTCCACAAAAGTTGAAATACCAATAATTATAGAACGCTCAAAAATCCCAGGGCCTACGGTTTTAATTACTGCTGCCATTCACGGAGATGAAATAAACGGGGTGGAAATTGTACGCCAGCTCATTGCCCGAAAATTAAACAAACCTAAACGGGGTACTATTATCTGTATTCCTATTCTTAATGTATTTGGATTTTTAAACGGCGACCGTTCGTTTCCCGATGGGCGCGACTTAAATCGGGTTTTTCCGGGTACAAAAACAGGTTCGCTAGCCAGTAGGGTTGCATATCATTTCACCAAAAAAGTGTTACCGCACGCAGATTATTGCCTCGATTTTCATACAGGCGGCGCCAGCCGTTTTAATGCTGCACAAATTCGCATAAAACCGGGGAACGACAAATTGTTGGAACTTGCAAAAGTTTTTAATGCTCCATTTACAGTGTTTTCTAATACTATTGAAAAATCATATCGCAATACCTGTCAAAAAATGGGGATTCCCGTATTACTATTTGAAGGAGGAAAAAGTCGCGAAAGCAATAAACACATTGCAAAAGAAGGTGTTGACGGTATATTGCGAGTGTTAGCACATTTAGACATGTTGGGCAAACGGCACGTAGCGCCAGAACCAAATGCCAAAACGGTAATTATTGAAAAAAGCAAATGGATTCGTGCCTACCGCAGTGGATTGCTACACGTTAAAATAGATTGCAACAAGCACGTAGAAAAAGGCGAGTTTTTGGCAACTATTACCGATCCGTACGGAAAAATGCGCTTTAAAGTTACTTCGCCCAATGAAGGTTATATTATAAATGTAAACCAATCGCCCATTGTAAACCAAGGCGATGCTATTTTTCATATTTCCACTCAAAATTCCGATAATACGGATGATGAAGAAATGGAAGACTAAAAGGATTTTTTGATTGACGATTGAGGATTAACGATTGATGATTTTGGAATTTGGGATTTGGGATTTGGGATTTGGCCCTTAGACTGTGTTCTGGATGACAAAATTTGGAAGTTGGAATTTTAAAATATTATGGCAGATAAAACTTCGCTTCGTTTGAAATATAAAAAACTCCGGGAAGAGCTTTCCGAAGAATCCATTGAGGCCATGAGCCTTCAGATAGCCAATCAGGCATTAAAACTTCCTATTTGGAATAAAACCTATTATCATATATTTCTTCCCATTTTAGAAAAAAAAGAGGTTAATACGGAATATTTACTTCACATTTTACAAGGGAAAGACAAAAGTATAGTAATTTCCAAAGCAAATTTTGATTCGGGTGAAATGAAACATTTTTTACTTCAGGAAAATACGGTTTTAAAAACTTCAAAATACGGTATCCCAGAACCAGTCTCGGGCATTGAAATTATGCCTGAAATAATTGAAGTTGTATTTGTACCTTTATTGGCGTACGATACCAGCGGAAACCGCGTGGGTTATGGCAAAGGATTTTACGATAGGTTTTTGGCTAAGTGCAATAAAAACACAATATTAGTTGGTCTTTCATTTTTTAAACCGGAGCCGAAAATACCTTTTGAAACCACAGATATTCCTTTAAATTTTTGTATCACTTCAGAAAAAATTGTGAATTTTGAAAATTGCCACCTATCTTTATAAAAATTCTAATATTTTAACTTAAAAATTAAAGCAGATGGAAACAACCAACCAACCTATGCAAACTCCACCGGACAACAACTTGATCTGGGCAATTTTATGTACCGTATTTTGCTGCTTACCGCTGGGAATTGTATCGATTATTTCCGCTTCAAAAGTTAATGAACGATGGGCTCAAGGCGATTACGATGGTGCATATAGAGCAGCAGACGACGCAAAAAAGTGGGCAATTTGGGGAGCGGCATCTTCACTAATTCTTGTGGTACTTTATGTAATATTTGTTGTTATAATAGGTATAGGAGGAAATTTTGCCGGATTCTAATAAGTATTTTAAAATAGGCCTAATTCTAGTATTGGCAGGTGTCTTTTTTATAGTTTATTACACGTATGATCCTTCGGAAAATGGATTTTTTATTCCGTGCCCGTTTCACTATTTAACGGGGTTTCACTGTCCGGGTTGTGGTTCACAGCGGGCTATTCACCTATTATTTCGGGGCGATATTTTTGGAGCATTTCGATTTAACCCATTAATGGTTTTAACAATACCTATCCTAGTTTATGGCTTAGGAATTACCATTGTTAATTGGATTTTTGGTACCAGTTACAGATTTTTACTTTTTTACAGTAAGGTTTTTATTTTTGGATATTTCGCTTTGGCAGTTATTTATTGGGTTTTGCGAAACATACCCATTTATCCTTTTAATTTGCTTGCGCCCACCGGTTAATACTACTCCGAAACTTCTTTCTTTGGAAATGCTTTTTTATTGAAGATAAGCAGCAAAATTACACCTACGCTTATAGACGAATCGGCCACATTAAATACGGGATCAAAAAAAGTGAAATATTCTCCACCCCAAAAAGGAATCCACTCTGGCAAGACGCCCCCATAAAGCGGAAAGTAGAGCATATCTACCACCTTTCCGTGAAAAAGCGTGCCGTAACCTCCTGCTTCAGGAAATAACGTAGCTACTTGGTGGTGACTGTCGTTAAAAATAATTCCGTAAAAGACTGAATCGATAATATTGCCCAAAGCTCCTGCAAATATAAGCGCTACGCAAAAGATGAGAATGCTTGGCATATTTTTTCGTACGGAGTCCCACAGCCAATAGCCTATACCGCCAATAGCAACAATTCTAAAAAGTGTTAAAAATAGCTTGCCGTATTCGCCAGGAATTTTTGCACCCCAAGCCATACCTTCATTTTCAACAAATAGAATACGAAACCAATCAAACACGCGAACTTCGTCGCCTAAAGCAAAATGTGTTTTTATATAAAACTTAGAAATTTGATCTATCAATAAGACCAGAATAATAATAAAAATAGATTTTTTTAGGCTCATATATGCAAATGGATAACGCGGGCAAAAGTAGCAATATTATTTGGTTTGAAGCATCCTAATATTGCCATTAATACTTTCGGCTTCAATGAAAAACTTTCCATTGGGCGGCAAGTTGTTCTCAATCTTTCCACGGGTAGAAATGGCTTTTCCGCCAACAGCATCTGCAGCATATACGGTTATAGTGCCATCGGTGGTTTTAAGGTGGGCATTTCCGCTAAAATTTGTTGCAAAACAATTGCCTCTTTGTAGCGATACTGCAAGATTTTTAATGGTGCCATCTATTGCTACGGAGGCAAGTTTCGATTTAATTTCTAACGAAAGAGTTTCGGGAACAATTAATTTCACCTCTATGGCCATTAGTTTATGGGCGGCCAATTTGTCGTTGTTTAAAACGAAAAATGGCGCAAATCCGGTTTTTAATGAAAGTTTACCTTCAGAAAAATTTTCTTCAATTATCACATTTTCGGAGTGTTCACCAGAAATGTGTGCTGAAAATTTAATTTCCTATTCTTCGGAAGTATAAACTGTTATTTTAAAGATGGCATTATCTTCAATAGAGAGCGTAGTAATATCCTCGGTAAAAAATTGCTTTTCGATTATTTTTTGACCGACCGAAGCATTTATTCCGAAACAGCTTACAGCGAGTATAAAGAGTGCTAGTTTCACAAATTTAATAATAAAGATCGTCAAGAATTTATTCAATAAAAAAAGCCCTGAAAATTTTCAAGGCTATAATTTTTACGAATAAAATCCCTTAGCATTGGGCAGGGGCTAGGATGATCCTATTTTTGCAAATTCTTAGCCTCTAT
This region of Aequorivita marisscotiae genomic DNA includes:
- a CDS encoding ATP-grasp domain-containing protein, which codes for MNIAILSRGEALYSTQSLLKAGEARNHTMEVLDPSYCNLAVENGKAVLYFQNELVDDLHAVIPRIGASNTYFGTNVVRHFEAMGVFSVVSSEGIINSRDKWTCFQILAKHQIPVPRTVYASFFEFEEQLKTFNGKPIIIKLLEGTHGEGVILTESPQNALATIETLNAAGVKFILQEYIEEANGADVRAIVVDGVVVAAMKRKCKVGDFRSNLHRGGSSEMISLSSAEEKIAIKAAKALNLVFCGVDILQSKNGPLVLEINSTPGLEGIENTSGKNVSKSVIGYIERNFKK
- a CDS encoding 5-formyltetrahydrofolate cyclo-ligase — encoded protein: MADKTSLRLKYKKLREELSEESIEAMSLQIANQALKLPIWNKTYYHIFLPILEKKEVNTEYLLHILQGKDKSIVISKANFDSGEMKHFLLQENTVLKTSKYGIPEPVSGIEIMPEIIEVVFVPLLAYDTSGNRVGYGKGFYDRFLAKCNKNTILVGLSFFKPEPKIPFETTDIPLNFCITSEKIVNFENCHLSL
- a CDS encoding lipoprotein signal peptidase, whose product is MSLKKSIFIIILVLLIDQISKFYIKTHFALGDEVRVFDWFRILFVENEGMAWGAKIPGEYGKLFLTLFRIVAIGGIGYWLWDSVRKNMPSILIFCVALIFAGALGNIIDSVFYGIIFNDSHHQVATLFPEAGGYGTLFHGKVVDMLYFPLYGGVLPEWIPFWGGEYFTFFDPVFNVADSSISVGVILLLIFNKKAFPKKEVSE
- a CDS encoding CD225/dispanin family protein, which translates into the protein METTNQPMQTPPDNNLIWAILCTVFCCLPLGIVSIISASKVNERWAQGDYDGAYRAADDAKKWAIWGAASSLILVVLYVIFVVIIGIGGNFAGF
- a CDS encoding ATP-dependent zinc protease family protein, yielding MKRDIGRIDKADFPQFNLYNIEVKVDTGAYTSSIHCKNMKVEDNYLKCNFLDEAHPSYHEKEIVFDEYDVKVVKSSNGQSEARYRIKTEIVLFGKTHPIYLTLSDREEMRFPVLLGRNFLSRKFFVDINKTNLSFKLKNKK
- the rimK gene encoding 30S ribosomal protein S6--L-glutamate ligase, with translation MKIRILSANANLYSTQRLVEAAKARKHEVEIINHAKCDIVIEKKNPVIIYKGHKLDHTDAIIPRIGASVTFYGTAVVRQFEMMRVFTTTESQALVRSRDKLRSLQILSRAGLGLPKTVFTNYSKNVKEIVDQAGGAPVIIKLLEGTQGIGVILVETRKAAESVIEAFNNLQARVIVQEFIKEAGGADIRAFIVDGQVVGAMKRQGKEGEFRSNLHRGGTASVIKLTDEEETAALKAAKAMGLGIAGVDMLQSARGPLILEVNSSPGLEGIEQATGKDIANSIIKYIERNV
- a CDS encoding DUF2752 domain-containing protein — protein: MAGVFFIVYYTYDPSENGFFIPCPFHYLTGFHCPGCGSQRAIHLLFRGDIFGAFRFNPLMVLTIPILVYGLGITIVNWIFGTSYRFLLFYSKVFIFGYFALAVIYWVLRNIPIYPFNLLAPTG
- a CDS encoding succinylglutamate desuccinylase/aspartoacylase family protein — translated: MAKKEERDIVILNEHVALGESKTIDFSIAKLYTSTKVEIPIIIERSKIPGPTVLITAAIHGDEINGVEIVRQLIARKLNKPKRGTIICIPILNVFGFLNGDRSFPDGRDLNRVFPGTKTGSLASRVAYHFTKKVLPHADYCLDFHTGGASRFNAAQIRIKPGNDKLLELAKVFNAPFTVFSNTIEKSYRNTCQKMGIPVLLFEGGKSRESNKHIAKEGVDGILRVLAHLDMLGKRHVAPEPNAKTVIIEKSKWIRAYRSGLLHVKIDCNKHVEKGEFLATITDPYGKMRFKVTSPNEGYIINVNQSPIVNQGDAIFHISTQNSDNTDDEEMED
- a CDS encoding DUF4097 family beta strand repeat-containing protein, translating into MIIEENFSEGKLSLKTGFAPFFVLNNDKLAAHKLMAIEVKLIVPETLSLEIKSKLASVAIDGTIKNLAVSLQRGNCFATNFSGNAHLKTTDGTITVYAADAVGGKAISTRGKIENNLPPNGKFFIEAESINGNIRMLQTK